The DNA region GGTCTCGATACCACTGGACCATCGCGTCCGGACTGGACGGTTCACTCGACATGTATTCGTTCTTATAATCGGATCGTAGATAGTTAAAGATGCACTACGGTTCACCGACGGGCGCGACGCTACGCGGTGACGAGCAGAGGGAGAGAAGGCCACAGCTGGGGTCGTTACGGCGGCGTTCGGCGGGGCTCGTTCAGACCGGGCGGCCCGGGTCCGCGGTCCCGACCAGCAGCGCGCCGGCGGCGAGACCGAGCGTCCCGACGGCGATGGCGGCGACGGGCAGGCTGACGCTGAGCGCCCCCGGCCCGAAGATGAGGACCGTGCTGATCGCCAGCAGCACGACCCCGAACGCGATCTTCCGCGAATCTGTCTCTGTCATAACGAGCGCAGGTTGGTAATCGATCCGTATAAATTCTCCTGAAACCCCGTCACACAAGGACGATCGATCGTGATAGATTCGGGATGTTTCGATGTATGGTACCACGGGACACGGCCGGTCAGAGGGACACCGTCGGGGGAGTGAGACAGATACAAGACGCGCAGGGGCGAACTGCCGGGCGATGGACGACGAGGACCGGGCGATGCTGACGCGGGTGGCCGACTACCAGTGGGGTCGCGGCGCCGGGCGGGCGCTGTTCGGCGGCGGGGACCCGGAGGTGACCCACACCAGTTCCGGACGGCCCCGGCAGGTGATCGCCGACGAGGGGCGGCTGGTCACCTACGCGACCGACGGCCGGTTCACGCTGGGCGTCGCCGGCGGGCGGCGGCTGAACGACGGGCTCGCCGACGGCGCCTATCGCGTCGTCGTCGGCGACGAGAGCGAGCCGTTCGTCCGCGAGGGGCGCAACGCCTTCGCCAAGTTCGTACGCGCGGCCGACCCGGCGATCCGGCCGGGCGACGAGGTGCTCGTCACCCACGAGCGCGGCGACGTGCTCGCCGTCGGCCGCGCCGAACTGAGCGGCGAGGGCATGGACGACTTCGAGACCGGGATGGCCGTGTTCGTGCGGGACGGTGCGGAGGCGAGCGATTCGGGCGGGGAGTGACTCGCTCGGGACGGCCCGGGGTCTGTCACACGTCAGCCGGGCACAGTTCGGTTCCGGTAACATGATCCGAGAGGCTAGACTTTGTGACTCGTCGTTCTCATCGGGGCACGTATGGTTCTGATCGACCGTGACGGCGACGAGATCGTCATCAAAGCCGCAGATATCGAGGGGAGATACTCGCCCGACGAGGCGGCGGCCCTGGCCTCGGACCTGGAGGCGAAGGCCGAGGAGATCGTCGGGCCGGTCGATCCGGGCCCCACCGAGATCGGGTGGGGGATCGACAAGACGGTGGACGGCGAGGGCGGCGCGGACGCCTGTCCGTCGTGTGGTACGGAGCTGAACGGGTCCGAGCAGTTCTGTCCGCAGTGCGGGGAGGACCTGGCGACGGCGGCCGCGGGCGTCGGGATCGAAGAGACCCGCGTCGTGACGCTCACCGTCGGCGACAAGCGGGAGCAGCTGCTGCCCGAGCAGGCGCTCGACCTCTCGGTGGACCTCGAGGCCCAGGTCGAGCAGATGCGCTGACCCCGGTCCGCCCTCGGGGACCCGGGACTTCGCCCCGGCGGGCCGCGTCGCCGGGGTAGGTCCCCGAGCGGAGCCGACCGCTCGCCCGCGTCGTTCGCTCGGGGACCGCGCCGTCCGCCTCGCAGGCGGTGCCGCCGGTTGGTCAGGTTTTTTGCGCCGGGCGACGGACGTGGGGGTATGTTCCCAGGAGGCGGCGGCATGAACGACCGCAAGATGCAGCAGATGATGAAGCAGATGGGCATCGACATGACCGACCTCGACGCCGAGGAGGTCGTCATCCGGACGCCCGACGAGGAACTGGTCTTCACCGACGCGGAGGTCCAGCGGATGGACGCCCAGGGCCAGCAGACCTACACCATCGTCGGCGAGCCGGAGTCCCGCGAGCGCGGCGAGGGCGACAGCGGGAGCGACGACGAACCGGCCATCGAGGAGAGCGAGGACGGCGGAGCAGCGGAGATCCCCGACGAGGACGTTGAACTGGTCGCAACGCGAGCGGGCGCGAGCGAGGACTCGGCCCGCGAAGCGCTGGAGGAGACGAACGGCGACCTGGCGGCGGCCATCGAGCGGTTAGAGTGAGCCTGCTGTTCGTCCACGAGGCGGAGGGCCGCGAGTACCTGCTCGCGCCGGGCGAGACGCTGGAGTGCGACCTCGGCGTGCTGGAGGTGCCCGAGGACGTGGAACCGGGCGAGGTCGTCGAGACCCACATCGGCGAGCCGTTCACCGCGCGGAAGCTGCGCGGACCGGATCTCTTCAACCACTTCGAGCGGACCGGCGCGCCGATGATGCCCCGCGACATCGGGCTCATCGTGGGCCACACCGGGATCTCCGGCGCGGACGACGTGCTCGACGCCGGCACCGGAACGGGCGTGCTGGCGGCGTACCTCGGCCGCTGCGGCGCGTCGGTGACGACCTACGAACGGGACCCGGAGTTCGCCGAAGTGGCCCGCGAGAACATGGAACTGGCGGGCGTGGCCGACCGCGTGGACGTGCGGACCGGCGACGTGACCGACCAGCTGGGCGATCTGGGCCGGTACGACGCAGTGACGCTGGACACCGAGGACGCGCCGACGATGGTCGAGCGGACGCCCAACCTGCTCCGGGACGGCGGTTACGTCGCGGTGTACTCGCCGTTCGTCGAGGCGACCCGCGAGGCCGTCTCGGCCGCCGAGGCGGTCGGGCTCGGCGAGGTCGAGACGCTGGAGACGATCCAGCGTGAGATGGACTTCGACGACCGCGGCTCGCGGCCGTCGACCGCGGGCGTCGGCCACACCGGCTACCTCACCTTCGCGCGGCGGGTGTAGCGCCCCCTCTTCGGCGGTTCTCCGTTTCGACCCGCCGGTCAGCCGACGGCTCGCACGAGGTCGAACAGGGCCCCCCGGTAGTCGTCGACCGACCCGTCGAGCGCCGGGTCCGCGGCGTCCGGAAACCGGCCGGCGAGCGACGAGCGGGGGTAGGCCCCGCCGGCGAGGCGGATGTCGCCGTCGGCCCAGGCGCCGACCCAGCCCTCGACCGGGACGGGATCGCCGTCGGGCAGCGGCACCTCGCCGGTCACCTGCCGGAGCGCGACCCGCGAGCGGTCCCCGGTTCGGATCCGCTCGCGGCGGCCCCGCTCGACGCCGACGACGCCGCGGTCGGCCAGGTCGTCGGCGAACCGCCGGACGGCCTCGGTCTTCACCGACGGGAGCACCATCGCGGGACCGATGCCCGGCGCCAGCGGCGGGCGGAAGGCGAGCCGCGTGGCGAAGAAAAAGCGCCAGGACTGGTCGACGGCGCCGCCGGTCGCCGCGCGGACGGCCGCGCGGAGGGCGGTGTCCTCGTAGACGACCGTGCGGCCGCGCACGTCGGCGCCCTCGACGCCGAACAGCGTCTCGGTGGTATCCTCGACGCGCTCCCAGGCCCCGTCGAGGCGGTCGACGGGGACGGCCGGAGCGGGTACCTCGTCGGCGTCGTCGGGAGCGCGCGGCACGTCGGCCTCTCAGAACCGGGCGTACTTCAGTGGTCGTCCTCGCGCCACTTGTGCTCGCACTCGGTGCAGGTGAAAAAGCGCGTCTCGCTCTCGTCGGCCGCGCGGATCTGTTTCATCTCCCAGAACGCGCGGTCGTTCCCGCACTCGGGACACCGGATCTCCGTGGTCGCGCCCATGTCCTCGGCGTCCACCTCGGAGGTGTCGATGACCTCGGTCTCCTCCTGGCCCTGCGTCGTGACGGCGGTCTCGGCCTCCTCGGCCTCGTCGCGCCGCTCCTCGTAGCCGCAGCTGCCACAGACCCAGGTGTCCCCCTCGGTTTTCATCATCGAGCCGCATTCGTCGCAGAACTTCATACCCGCCGTAGCGGGCCACCGACTGAAAAATCCCCCGTTTCGCGGTATCGGATGCCCGGCGCGACGGCGGGGCGACCGGCCGACAGATACATCCGCCCGATCGCCGTACTGTCGGTTCAGTGTGACGACGGGCGTCCGCACCGTCTACGCGGTCGGCTTCGGGCTGGGACTGGCCGGGAGCGTCGCGGCCGCCGCCGGCCTGGCGCTCGCCGGTTCGCCGGCGACGGGCGGGATCGCGCTCGGGGCGACGTTCGTCTTCGTCCTCGGCCTCGCCGACGTCTTCGACCGGGAGGACTTCGATCGGGACCACTCGCTGGCGTACCGCCTCGGCAACTGGGGCGGCGCGGTCCTCGCGGTCGCGCTCGGACTCGTGATGCTCGCGGTCGGCGTCGCCTCGGTCGTCGCGTTCGGGTGACGCCCGACCCGGCGCCGTCGGACGGGAGCGATACGGAAAATCGACGAGACACCGCGGATTCGCGTGCCGGCCGGATACGTCTAGTTCGCCTCGGACCACTCGTCGCAGGCGTCCATGTCCTCCATGAGCTCGTCGTCGAGGCCGCAGTAGGGAGTGATCTTCCCGTCGACCTTGACGTACTCGAAGTGGGCGCAGTTGCCGCAGTAGGCGTCGGGACGGCCGCGCTCGCTCGCGGCCTCGACGAACTCGGCGTCGGTGAACTCGCCGTCCTGAGGACCGGCCTCCGCGCCGTTCTCGACGGTCGCGGAGCCGCCGTCGGCGGCGGCGCCGGACTGGCCGGCGGAACCCGACCGGCCGTCCCCGGCGTCGGCGAGGATCTCGGCGTCCCGGCCGTGGCCGGTCGGCTCGGAACTCGGCGGCTGGTCGCGGTTGGTCTGGGTGCGGACCTCGCCCTGGGGCTCCGCGCCGAACAGGCCGACGGAGCCGAAGCCGCCGGCGGGCTCGGCGTCGTCGACGAGGCGGATGTTGCCCTCCTCGGTGATCTCCATGCGGGCGGTGCCGCCGGGGTCGTTGCGGGTCTTGAACGTGGCGAGGCCGGCGAACAGGCAGGTGAGCGACACCAGCGCGCCGGCGAAGTAGACGACGACGGCCGCGAGCCCGAGCGGGTCGCCGGCGCCGAACCACTGGTCTGGGTAGGCGACCCGGAACAGGGCGACGCCGAGGACGGCGACGCTGGCGCCGATGACCGAGGCCGCGCGGGTCGCCCGCCCGGCCGGGAGGACGGCGAACACGCCGAGGAACGTGGCCGGGAGGCCGAGGCCGGCGAGCGTGCCGGCGAGCGTGCGCGCCGCGATGCGGTCGAGCCCCAGCGTCGCCCCGACGTCCGTCGTCGCGACGACGATGCTCGCGACGACCATCGCCGCGCCCGCCCCGAAGAGCGTCGCCCCGGCGTAGAACCGACGAGAGGTCGTCACCGTTCGCAGGTGCCCCTCGTACACTTCGGTCAGGCTTGCCATACGCGACCTTCTCCGTGAGAGACCATAACGACCCGTCAGACGCGCGTCCGACGGTCCGGCGCGGCCGCCGGTCGGCGCCGAGAGGTCACGCGGAAACGTGAACGGGAAGCGCGGAGGGGTCGCACAGAAACCGAGCGGGGGACGGGGGAGCTAGTCCGCGGTCATCTCGACCTGCCGGGTGTCGGGCTCGCCGCCGGGCACGGCGGCCATGCGGTAGACCTGCCAGAGCAGCAGGACGGCCAGGCCGGCGACGACCAGGAGGACCCTGAGGTTGGCGTCGACCATCGGCGTCGCGATCACTTCGCCGGCGTCGTTGGTCACGGGCGCCGCGCCGTAGGGCGGCCCCGCGAGTATCTCGACGATGCCGAGGCCGACGACCCCCAGCAGGATCAGCCCGGCACCGAGTGCCATCGCCGCTCTGTCGACCGTGGTGATGATAGTGTCCTTCATTGGTCTCACCTCGTCAGCCGAGGATGTACTTGAGCTTCGGGTGCCGTTCGACGAACCCGGTCTGCTCGATGAGCGCGTCGCCGCCGTAGTAGCGGCCGGCGGCCAGCGCGGCCAGGGTCACGAACAGCAGCAGGCCCATGAAGTCGCCCGTCACGAGCCCGTTGCCGTAGCCGGCGTTGCCGACCCAGAACAGGGTCATGAAGACGGCCCCGCCGAAGGCGGCCAGCCGGGTGAGGACGCCGAACATGATCCCGAGGCCGATGAGCGTCTCGAACAGCGGGACGCCCGGCCTGATGAGCCACGCGAGGTTCTCGCCCATCCACACCGGGATGGGACCCAGCGCCGTGCCGGTCATGCCCCGCATGTACGCCGGCCCGTAGCCGTAGGCCAGCCCGTCCTCGATGAGTTTCGTCACGCCGGCGTGGAGGAACCACCAGCCGACGATGACTCTGAGCACCGCGACCCAGTACTTCGCGACCGGGCCGCCGATGTCGAACGCGAACTCCTCGCCCAGCGGGTTCGCCGTGTTGGTTGCCATGGTCGTCACCTCACATGTGCAGCTTGCGGGCGAGAGTGCATATAAACGGGAGCGCGTTCCCGGGGTCTGAAAATTCCCGGACGGCGCGGCTACGGCGGGGGACGATACATAAACACCCAGTCGAACGGGGGCAAAAGCAGTCAGCCAGTCCCGGGAGCGCCGCGACTCGGCTCAGACGAGCGAGGAGCCGTCGAACTCGCCGCGCTCGTAGTCGATGTCCATCAGGTCGAGGATGGTCGGCGCGATGTCGAAGAGATCCACGTCGGAGATGCGGGCCTCCTCGTCGTCGATCAGCAGCGTGGCGTTGTCGAAGCTGTGCATGCCGTTGCGGGCCGCGAACTCGACGAAGGGGTCCTTGCGGCCCTTGAAGCCGGCCTTCAGGTCGAAGCCGTGGTTCGGGACGATGGTCAGGTCCGGCGCGATGTCGTCGTGGTCGCCGCGGAAGGCGTCCTCCTTGGTGACGACGCGGTCGGCGACGGGCTCGCCGTTCGGCCCCTCCAGCGCTTCGAGCTCCTCCTTGAGTTCGGCGCGGACTTCCTCGTACTCGTCTTCCGGGACGCTCCCGCGGGGTTCGCGGCCCTCGAGGTTGAGGTAGAAGCGACCGGGGATCAGCGAGTAGGCCTCCGCGTCGTCGGCGATGTCCGGGAGTTCGGTGTGGGTGTACTCCAGCACTTCGCGGTCGGGGTCCAGGTCCGTCCCGAGGTCGACGCCCTCCGCGGCGGTGACGGAGATCCGGAACCCGCCGTCGGAGTCGTCGACGGACACGTTTTCGAGGAGCTGGGTGGAGTCGGCCTTGTCGGCCCCCAGGGACTTGGGGGTCACGTCGGAGAGCGTCTCGAGGACGTACTCGCGGGCGTCCTCGGTGAGCGCGACGACGGACCCGTCCTGCGGGTAGGCGTCGCCCTCGGCGCGGACCAGGTCCGCCTCGACGTGGAACTGTTCGTCCTCGCCGTCGTCGGTCTCGACGACGTGGGTGTCCACGTCCACGTCGTCGGCGTCGACGAGGACGGCGCGCTCGTCGCCCTCGTCGACCACGGCCGGCGTGGCATCGTGGATGGCGGCGACGGCCTCGTCGCGGGCCTCCTCGTCGTCGGCGACCAGGCGGCCGTCCTCGAACTCGGCGGCCAGCGTCGCGGGGTCGACCAGCTCGTCGAGGTCGCCGGCGTAGTCGGCGTCGAACTCCAGGCGGTCGCCCTCGCGGAGCCAGGCGCCCAGCTGGAACGTGTAGTCGCTGTCCTGTTCGTAGGAGAGCCAGCCGTTCTCGCGGAGCCAGGCGTTGCAGTTGACCTCGTAGTCGAGGGAGGTGAACCCGTGGTCGGAGGCGACCATCATCGTCACGTCGTCGGGCAGCAGGTCGCGCAGTTCGCCGAGGTACTCGTCGACCTTCTCGTAGAACTCGACGAACTCCTCCTTGTATTCGCCGTCCTCCTCGTAGTCCCGGAACAGGAAGTGGTTGACCCGGTCGGTCGCCATGAAGACGCCGAAAAAGAGGTCCCAGTCGTCCTCCTCGACGTAGTGTCTGAACGCCTCCTGGCGGGCGTCGAGCGTCGCGTGGGCGTCCTCCATGAACTCGCCCTTGTCGGTGTGGCCGAGGCTGGCGTTGGTGTCGATGCGGTAGTCGATCGACTGGAGGTAGTCGCGGAACTCGTCGGGGTAGGCGGACTTCTCGACGCCCGGCGAGAGGAAGCCCGAGACCATCCGCTGGACGTCGCGCTGGGGCGGGAACGTGGTGACGACGTTCATCACGGTGGCGTCGCGGCCGGCCTCCTGGACGCGGTCCCAGACGCGCCTGGTCTGGACGTCCCGGCGCATCGGGACGTACGTCTCGTAGGAGCCGTTCTCGCGGTCCTGGAAGCCGTAGACGCCGGTCTCGCCGGGGTTCTTCCCGGAGGTCAGCGCGGGCCAGCACGCCGAGGACTCGGGCGGCACGATGCTGTCGATGGCGCCGGCCGACCCCTCGTCGATGAGCCGCGAGAGGTTCGGGAACTTCTCCCGGTTGTCGGCGATGAGGCTATACGGCACGCCGTCGATGCCGAAGAAAGCGACCCGCGGCTCGTCGTCGCCGCCGCGGATGCGGTCGAACAGTCCCATGCCTCCGGATACCGCGGTGGGGCACAAGAAGCTTCTTTTCGCGGACAGGCTCGGGGGGCGTCGGTGACGCGCTCAGCCGCCGCTCGCCGCCGTTACTCCGCACCGTCGCCGACCGGCCGGTCGACCGCCGCCTCGTCGCGCTCGCCGCGATCCTCGGGATCGTCGCCGGCCGCGAAGTTCTCGGGCACGACCGTCATGTGCGCCATCCCGGTCGTCGGTGTTCTGGTCGCCATACACGTCGACGTACGGGCGCCGCCCCCAAGTAATTACCCATGCTCATAATTCATGGGTCGAGCGGGGTCGGATGCGCGGGAGGCATATCGGCGGGGGGCGGACCTCGTCCGGTGGGCCGCCCGGGCGAACGGAGCGACGGTCTCGACGGCTCAGCGCATCGCCTCGCGGTCGACGGCGCCGTCGGAGACGATCCAGCCGTCGGGTTCGCTGGTGTCGAAGACGACCGTCTCGCCGTCGCACTCGACGGCGACGTACCGTTCGGAGACGGCCGAGACCTGTTCGCGCAACGCTTCCGCGGAGGGAGGGTCTGAGTTCTGCATCGGGGTCACCTCGGACGGGTACGACTTGGACCCGACGGGCCATATAGGGGGCCGACCTCGTACGTGAGTTCACCCCGCTTCAGGTCGTTTCACGACCGTTCATATCGGCCCGCAGTCCCGCGATTAAACGCTTTACGCGCCCCGGCCGGCGGGCCGCCCCACGACACGGCGTGTCGTCCCGACGGCGCGTGACACTATTACCCACCGCACGGATCGATCGGACGACAGGCGACCGGGGCCGCCGGACCGGACGACCGGCGACCGCGGTGCTCGCGACCGACGGGGCCGCACGACCGACAGCCTCTGACAGCCGGCTCGGGTGGGTGGACGCTGGGCCGAACGGGTCCGGGTTGGCGCGGACGGGCGCGGTCGGCGGTCCGGCGGCCGCGGCCCTGTCAGTCCGGACGGGCGCGCGCCCCGAAGCGTCCCTCTCCCCCCTCGCGGCGTCGACAGCCGCGCGTCCCCGCGGGTCGGGGCGTTTTTGCCGCTGGCGTCGAGTGTAGGAGACGATGCACCCGGATTCCGACGAGTCTGGGGACGGTCCGCGCGACGCCCTGGCGTTTCTCTCCCAGTCCGAGAACCGCGTGGGGGTGCTGGCGGCGCTGTCCGACGGCGCCGCCCGCGACCGCTACGACCTGGAGTCGGCCGTCGACGCGTCGCGGCGGACGGTGTTGCGCGTCGTGAACGAACTCTCCGACCGCGGCTACCTCCGCGAGACCGACGACGGCTACCGCCTCACCGCGCTCGGCGCGCACGTCCACGACCAGTACGCCGCGGCCGTCGACGGGCTGGACGCCGTGGCGCCGGTCGCCTCGTTCCTCGCGGCGGTCCCGGCGGGCGTCGTCGACTTCGACCTCGCGCGGCTCGCCGACGCCGAGGTGACGGCGGCGACGCCCGGCGGCTCCTACGCCCCGCTCGACCGGACGCTGGAACTCCGGCGCGGGGCCTCGCGGATCCGCGAACTCGCCCCCGGCGTCGAGCGCCGCAGCGTCGAACAGATCGCCGACCGCGTCGAAGCCGGCGAGGAGGTCGAGATCGAGATCGTCCTCACCCCGGCGTCGCTGGAGACCGCCGAGTCCGAGGACCAGTACGCGGCCGCCCACGAGGCGGTCGCCGCCGCCGACAGGGTCGCCCTGTACCTGACGCCCGAGCCGTTCGAACTGCCCGTGAGCGTGATGGACGAGACGGTGACGCTCTTCTCGGGAGGTACGGACGGGCGCCCGGAAGCGGTCCTCGAGACGGACGACCCGGTCGTCCGCGAGTGGGCCGAGTCCTACATCGACCGCTACGTGGGGCTGGCCGAGCGGATCGACGGCTGACCGCGAAAACCGGCTGGCGCGTCAGGCGAACTCTTCGTCGTAGAGGTCCTGGGCGTGCTCGATGGCGTCGTAGGCGGACTGGCGGTCCTCCCAGCCCAGCGTCTCGACCTCCTTGCCCTCCTCGAGGTTCTTGTAGGTCGCGAAGAACTCGTCGATCTCGTCGAGGGTCTGCTGGGGGATGTCTTCGAGGTCCTCGATGTGGTCCCAGCGGGGGTCCTCGCTGGGGACGGCGATGACCTTGTCGTCCTGCTCGCCGTCGTCGTCCATCTTCATCAGGGCGACGGGGCGGGCCTCGATGACGCAGCCGGGGAACGTCTGGTCCTCGACGAGGACGAGCACGTCGAAGGGGTCCTCGTCGTCGTAATAGGACTGCGGGATGAACCCGTAGTCGGAGGGGTAGTGGACGTTGCTGTGGAGCACGCGGTCGAGGACGACGCCGGGGATGTCCTTGTCGTACTCGTACTTGTTGCGCTCGCCTTTGAGGCACTCGACGACTGCGTAGATCTCCTCGGGCGGGTTCGGCCCCGTCTCGAGGTCTTCCCAGAGGTTCGACATCACCCGCGAGTCCGCCTGGCGCCGGCAAAGGCCTTTCCGTTTCGTCCGCCCGCCGCCAGGATCCGGACGAACTCTCGGGTAGCGGTAGGATTATCATTCGGTGATATCATCCAGATAAGCGGCTGACGCGGGGGGTATCCTCACGGATAACGGAAGAAAGTTAACAAGTGTTAAATAGCCAGATGACATTCCACTAACCATGTCAGAGGCACAATCGGTGACTGACAGCC from Halosimplex halophilum includes:
- a CDS encoding DoxX family protein, with the translated sequence MATNTANPLGEEFAFDIGGPVAKYWVAVLRVIVGWWFLHAGVTKLIEDGLAYGYGPAYMRGMTGTALGPIPVWMGENLAWLIRPGVPLFETLIGLGIMFGVLTRLAAFGGAVFMTLFWVGNAGYGNGLVTGDFMGLLLFVTLAALAAGRYYGGDALIEQTGFVERHPKLKYILG
- a CDS encoding helix-turn-helix transcriptional regulator; its protein translation is MHPDSDESGDGPRDALAFLSQSENRVGVLAALSDGAARDRYDLESAVDASRRTVLRVVNELSDRGYLRETDDGYRLTALGAHVHDQYAAAVDGLDAVAPVASFLAAVPAGVVDFDLARLADAEVTAATPGGSYAPLDRTLELRRGASRIRELAPGVERRSVEQIADRVEAGEEVEIEIVLTPASLETAESEDQYAAAHEAVAAADRVALYLTPEPFELPVSVMDETVTLFSGGTDGRPEAVLETDDPVVREWAESYIDRYVGLAERIDG
- a CDS encoding zinc ribbon domain-containing protein, giving the protein MVLIDRDGDEIVIKAADIEGRYSPDEAAALASDLEAKAEEIVGPVDPGPTEIGWGIDKTVDGEGGADACPSCGTELNGSEQFCPQCGEDLATAAAGVGIEETRVVTLTVGDKREQLLPEQALDLSVDLEAQVEQMR
- a CDS encoding nascent polypeptide-associated complex protein, which encodes MFPGGGGMNDRKMQQMMKQMGIDMTDLDAEEVVIRTPDEELVFTDAEVQRMDAQGQQTYTIVGEPESRERGEGDSGSDDEPAIEESEDGGAAEIPDEDVELVATRAGASEDSAREALEETNGDLAAAIERLE
- a CDS encoding transcription factor S, whose protein sequence is MKFCDECGSMMKTEGDTWVCGSCGYEERRDEAEEAETAVTTQGQEETEVIDTSEVDAEDMGATTEIRCPECGNDRAFWEMKQIRAADESETRFFTCTECEHKWREDDH
- a CDS encoding DUF7139 domain-containing protein — its product is MASLTEVYEGHLRTVTTSRRFYAGATLFGAGAAMVVASIVVATTDVGATLGLDRIAARTLAGTLAGLGLPATFLGVFAVLPAGRATRAASVIGASVAVLGVALFRVAYPDQWFGAGDPLGLAAVVVYFAGALVSLTCLFAGLATFKTRNDPGGTARMEITEEGNIRLVDDAEPAGGFGSVGLFGAEPQGEVRTQTNRDQPPSSEPTGHGRDAEILADAGDGRSGSAGQSGAAADGGSATVENGAEAGPQDGEFTDAEFVEAASERGRPDAYCGNCAHFEYVKVDGKITPYCGLDDELMEDMDACDEWSEAN
- a CDS encoding PUA domain-containing protein; its protein translation is MDDEDRAMLTRVADYQWGRGAGRALFGGGDPEVTHTSSGRPRQVIADEGRLVTYATDGRFTLGVAGGRRLNDGLADGAYRVVVGDESEPFVREGRNAFAKFVRAADPAIRPGDEVLVTHERGDVLAVGRAELSGEGMDDFETGMAVFVRDGAEASDSGGE
- a CDS encoding inorganic diphosphatase, producing the protein MSNLWEDLETGPNPPEEIYAVVECLKGERNKYEYDKDIPGVVLDRVLHSNVHYPSDYGFIPQSYYDDEDPFDVLVLVEDQTFPGCVIEARPVALMKMDDDGEQDDKVIAVPSEDPRWDHIEDLEDIPQQTLDEIDEFFATYKNLEEGKEVETLGWEDRQSAYDAIEHAQDLYDEEFA
- a CDS encoding methyltransferase domain-containing protein; this encodes MSLLFVHEAEGREYLLAPGETLECDLGVLEVPEDVEPGEVVETHIGEPFTARKLRGPDLFNHFERTGAPMMPRDIGLIVGHTGISGADDVLDAGTGTGVLAAYLGRCGASVTTYERDPEFAEVARENMELAGVADRVDVRTGDVTDQLGDLGRYDAVTLDTEDAPTMVERTPNLLRDGGYVAVYSPFVEATREAVSAAEAVGLGEVETLETIQREMDFDDRGSRPSTAGVGHTGYLTFARRV